Proteins encoded by one window of Antechinus flavipes isolate AdamAnt ecotype Samford, QLD, Australia chromosome 4, AdamAnt_v2, whole genome shotgun sequence:
- the SUMO2 gene encoding small ubiquitin-related modifier 2: MADEKPKEGVKTENNDHINLKVAGQDGSVVQFKIKRHTPLSKLMKAYCERQGLSMRQIRFRFDGQPINETDTPAQLEMEDEDTIDVFQQQTGGIY; the protein is encoded by the exons ATGGCGGACGAAAAGCCTAAG gAAGGAGTCAAGACTGAAAACAATGACCACATTAATTTGAAGGTGGCAGGGCAAGATGGGTCGGTGGTGCAATTTAAGATTAAGAGACACACACCACTTAGTAAACTAATGAAAGCCTATTGTGAACGACAG GGTTTGTCAATGAGGCAGATCAGATTCCGATTTGATGGGCAACCAATCAATGAAACAGACACACCTGCACAA TTGGAAATGGAGGATGAAGATACAATTGATGTATTCCAGCAGCAGACAGGAGGCATTTACTAA